ACTGACGATTCGGTTCTAATCCTTGCTGATAGTTACTATAAAAGAAACAAAGCTGCGAGAATTCTGTATAAACAGGGCTTTCGAAAGTTATATGCGGTAAATGGTGATTTTTTAGGAAGTAAAAGAACACTCTCCGACATTTCGGTGAAAGGTTGTTGTGAAGGATAATGGATTTAAGCTCATTAATGTCCCGTCTCGGATTTGGTAAAAGCGCAAGTGTAAGTGTAAGAACGTTAAAGGTGTCAGAGTTTCGGAGCGAAATGGAGCAATCCAAAAATAGGCTGCTGATCGATGTCCGCGAACCGGATGAATACAAGAGTGGATTTATTCCGGGGGCGAAAAACATCCCGCTGTCTCAGTTGGAAAAGCGGCTCGGTGAAATCCCTAAGGATCGGGATGTGTTGCTCTACTGCCGCAGCGGTATGCGAAGCAAAAGTGCAGCGCGGATTCTGAGCAAGCAGGGGTATACTCGCCTTGCACATTTGCAGGGCGGGGTAAGCAGCTGGAATGGGAAGTTGAGTCGACGGTAACTGAACTAATTTCTCTGAACAAACTCTAATAGAGCTAACTCCAAATGAGCTTACTAAAGCTGGCTTTGCTTTAACGCAACGTACTTAAACCAATTAGCTTTTTTGATGGATAAGTTAAATTTTGCTGGATCTATCATTGAATGTAGAGTGTTTATTGACAGCATCAGAAAGTGAATACTATACTTTTGAGGAATAGGACGAAGCACGTCCCGTACCCATATTGGGTGCGGGATTTTTTTATGCCAAGAAGGAGGGTGACGTATGGGATTTACGGAGGAGCATCGTAAGTGGGTAGAGGATCATATTAGTAGAAGAACGGGAGAACGGCGGGGGAGATTGGAGCGTGGACATGGCCATGGTGAGCGGATGTTTTTGGAGAAGGTATGGTGGCCTATGATGGGGCATTTCAATAATCTTCATCCTGAATATGAAGTGTTGGATTGGCGTAGTAAGCCCTACTTTGTTGATTTTGTGTGGAAGCCTGGCCAGGTTAAGTTTGCGTTTGAAGTTAAAGGCTACGGCCCACATGTGCAAAATACAGACCGAACACGCTACAGACAGGAGCTGAATCGAGAGACTTATCTGCAAATCGCGGGTTATCGGGTCGTGGCGATTCCTTATGATGATCTGGATGCGAATCCTGAACTTACGATTACTTTGCTAAGACCATTGCTGATGCCTTACCTCGCTGTGAAGATGGAGGAGCAGGGGGAGTTTAGCCGACTGGAGCGTGATATTTTGCGGATTGCGGTTCGCACGAATGGGTGCATTCGTCCGGTTGATTTGGTGAGGGAGCTTGGGATTGATAAGCGTACGGCTCGAAAAGGACTGAGTGCTCTCAGCCAAAAAAGGAAAGTTCTCCCCAATAGTTTCTCAGGAGAGCGGTAGAGTCTGCAAATATGAATATATCCATTCCTTAAAGGATATTCAGTTATGGTAAGGCAATTAAAATACCCCAGATGCGACCCAAAAGGCTGAAATTGAGCAAAAGAGGGGTAGAAATACCCCAGATGCGACCCAAAAGGCTGGAATTGAGCAAAAGAGGGGTAGAAATACCCCAGATGCGACCCAAAAGGCTGGAATTGAGCAAAAGAGGGGTAAAAATACCCCAGATGCGACCTAAAAGGCTGGAATTGAGCAAAAGAGGGGTAGAAATACCCCAGATGCGACCCAAAAGGCTGGAATTGAGCAAAAGAGGGGTGAAAATACCCCAGATGCGACCCAAAAGGCTGGAATTGAGCAAAAGAGGGGTAAAAATACCCCAGATGCGACCCAAAAGGCTGGAAATGAGCAAAAGAGGGGTGAAAATACCCCAGATGCGACCCAAAAGGCTGGAATTGAGCGAAAGAGGGGTAAAAATACCCCAGATCAGCCCTCTCCAATCCACCTCGTCCCGTTATCATCCGCATCACTTCACCAAGGGAGACGGGCGAGCGAAGCATACGATAAATCTCTAATTTTGACCTGATTTTCACTTAGATTGTTTAGGTGTTACTTATCAAGCTAATCTTCTATGATTAAGTTGATAGACCAGATTTGTGTTAGACACAGACAACTACCTCGAGAACATATGAAACCGCTATCAACTTGAATCGAAGGAGCGATTATGATGGAAACAGTGACATCTAAATATCCATTTCAACAGATTGATTTACCCTTAAAAGACCGAGTGCAGGATTTGATCTCCAGATTAACGCTTGATGAAAAAGTAAGCCTGATCCCCCAGTATCAAGCGGCCATAGAGCGTTTGGGCGTTGGAGCCTATAAGCATGGTACAGAAGCGGCGCACGGAATCTCCTGGCTTGGAAAAGCGACCTCTTTTCCTCAACCAAGCGGACTGGCTTGTACTTGGAATCCAGAGCTAATGAAGGAAATCGGCTCGGCTATTGGAGATGAAGCAAGAGCATTTTACAAAAAGAATCCAACGGTGAATGGCCTGACGTTATGGGCACCAACGGTGGATATGGAGCGTGACCCACGTTGGGGTAGAACGGAAGAAGCCTACGGTGAAGATCCAGAGTTAACTGGACAACTCAGCACATCACTTGTGCAAGGAATCCAAGGCGATCACCCGGTTTATTTGAAAGCGGTCGCAACGCTTAAACACTTCCTAGGGAACAACAACGAAATCGAACGCGGAAATTGTTCCGCCAGCATCGATCCGAGAAATATGCGTGAGTATTATCTGGAAGCATTCAAGCCTGCTTTTCAAGAAGGTGGCGCGCAGTCTATGATGACCGCCTATAACTCGGTGAATGGCGTGCCTGTTATTCTTCATCCGGCAGTGATGGATGTTGTCAAAGGCGAATGGGACATGGACGGTTTTGTCGTCAGTGATGCTGGTGATTTATTCGGGATTGTGAAAGATCATAAGTATTATGAATCTTTTGCACAGTCGATGGCGGAATCTATCAAAAACGGTATTGACAGCGTAACAGAAGAAACTGAAGAGACGATCAAGGTTCTTCATGAAGCACTAGACCAAGGCCTACTGGCAGAGGAAGATCTGGATCGTGCACTAACTAACACATTTAGAGTTCGTTTCCGTCTGGGAGAGTTTGATCCCGCTGAAGGTAATCCATACACAGCAATCGACGATTCCGTAATTCTTAGTAAAAAACATGCCGCACTTTCCTTGGAAGCTGCCAAACAATCCATTGTGCTGCTGAAGAATGATCAGGCAACATTGCCACTGAGCAAGACTGAATTAAACAAAGTGGCGATTATTGGTCCACTTGGCGATGAAGCTTTCAGAGACTGGTATTCCGGCACATTACCTTATGGAGTGACTCCACTGCAAGGTGTTAGTAAGAAACTGCCTGGTAAACAAGTTACTTTTGAGAGCGGCGCAGATCAAATCATTCTTACCTCAGCTGCAAACGGCCAAGCCATCGGAATCACGGGTGAGGACGGAAGGCTGGCTGTACAACATGACATAGCAGAGCACGGAGAATTGTTCCAACATACCGCTTGGGGCTGGACTAGCAATACTCTGAAGGCGACAAGTCGTGGACAGTATGTAACTTTAAGCGAAGCGGAGACACTTACAGCATCTGCTGATGAAATCTACGGCTGGTTTGTAAAAGAATCCTTGAACATCGTCCCGGAAGCTGAGGGTAAAGTCTCTTTGCGGACTTGGAATGACAAATTGATCTCTGTGAATGCTGAGGATGGCACGCTGCAGGTTGCTGATCAGGTCGCAAGTGCGGACGCTCGTCTTTTCAAAAAGAACATCGTTACAAACGGACTGGACGCTGCGGTAGAAGCTGCCAAAGCAGCTGAAGTAGCAGTGGTTTTTGTCGGTAATCATCCACTCCTTAATGGAAAAGAAGAAATCGACAGACCTGATATTATACTTCCGGAAGAGCAGGAGCGCCTGGTCAAAGCAGTCTATGAAGCGAATCCAAATACAGTGGTAGTTATTGTCGGCAGTTATCCGATTTCTTCCACTTGGATTGACGAGAATATCCCGGCAGTATTGTATACATCCCACAGTGGACAAGAGCTTGGTAATGCGGTTGCAGAAGTGTTGTTCGGAGATTACAGTCCTTCTGGTAAGCTGAATATGACTTGGTTCCGTTCTGTGGAGCAGCTGCCTGAGCTGATGGATTATGATATTATCAAAGGTAAAAGAACCTATATGTACTTTGACGGTAAGCCATTGTATCCTTTTGGTCACGGCCTAAGTTATGCTGAAGTGAATTACAAGAATCTAAATTTGAGTACAAAGGAACTGCAGCAAGACGATACGCTTAACATTGCCGTTCAAGTGGATAATACTGGTGCAGTCGATGGGGACGAGGTTGTTCAGTTATATGTGCAAGCTTTGAATTCCCGGGTCAAACGTCCGATTAAGCAGCTGAAGGGTTTTGAAAAAGTGAGCACCGCCGCAGGTCAATCGAATACTATAGAGTTTGCATTACCAGTTACAGAGTTAGCATTCTGGGATGTTACACGCGAACAATATTGCGTCGAAAATGGAGAATACGCAATTTTGATCGGCTGTTCTTCTGCTGATATTAAATTATCTTCAGTAGTAACGGTGAAAGGGGACATCATTCCTTCCCGTAATTTATATAACAACACCAAAGCAGAGAACTATGATGACTACGAAGGCGTATATCTGGACGAATGCAAAGCAGGCGGGGCTTCGGTACATCCGGTAAAAGAGGGCGCTTGGATCGCTTTTAATGACGTATTGTTCGATCATGGAGCAGTAGCAATTGAAGCTCAGGTCTCCTCTGCAAAAGGTGGCAGCATTGAGATCAGAACCGGAAGCGCAGCTGGGAAACTGGTTGGAACCGTGACCGTCCCTTCTGGTGGAGTTCTGCAACAGTGGAGCACATTGAAAGGCGAAGTATCCGTGGAGACGGGTACTAGCGATGTTTATGTAGTTTTTAACGGTGAGGTGCTTCTCAGCCGGTTTCAATTTAATCAATAATAGAGATGACCTTTGATTATGGGATGGAGTGTGCTATATGGAGTGTTTGGGGTGTCGGATTGCTAACGGAATTGAGCCTAACGTAAAAGTAGTATATGAGAATGAATTTATTACTTGTGTGCTAGATATCGCTCCGTTTAACGAAGGACATCTCCTGATCCTTCCTAAAAAGCATTATTGGGATCTCGAAGAAATCGATTCAGAGACTTCCTATGCGATAATGGACGCATCAAAGAAGCTGTCAATCGTCTTGAAGGATCTATTCAAACCAGATGGCATAAGCATATGCCAAAATGGCGGGAAGTTTAACGACCTGACCCATTACCATATGCACCTCATCCCTAGATACGAAGGAGACGGATTTGTTTGGAGTGAACCACTACACCCGCACGGTGCTGAGAATTTTTTAAGTCACACGCAAGCAAAGATTATTGGTGTTTTAAAAAAGTAATAAACATAAAAAGGGCATTCCTGAAGCAATATCAGGGATGCCCTTTTCCTTTTGTTATAGAGTAACGCTCTAATCACATCCGCCACCGCCACCAGCATCTCCGCCACCGAAATCTCCCCCGCTGCTGTGCCCGCTATCCCCGCCCCAGCTATGACCGCTGTCATGTCCAGAATGGTGATGGGAGTCGCTCCCGTGATGTTGATGGTGATGTTGGTGATTAGAATGATTCGGGTTATTTGGATCCAGCAGATCTGGATGGCTAGCTGCCATAAAAGACATGCTGGCGGCGTCATCTCGTCTATTTCTCTCAAATCTGTTACTGTTCGAGTTTGAACCATTACTAACTATGGACTGTATGATTATAAATACAACGACTCCAATAAACAGTATCCCAAAGACCATTAGATCGCCCTCCTAGTTGTTCATTATAAGCTGTATTCACTTAAATTGTACCATAATATTGAATAAATGGATTGTGAAAAAGAATATAAGCGGCTAGCTGTTTTGAACAGAAACTTGGTTTCTTTGTAGTTCAATCCTTGGAACACGAATTGTGCTGCCTATGTGTAGCGTTGTGTCGAGAGGGCAGTAGCTTTAAATCCAAGTAGAAAATATTGGTATTCTATAGTATGATCAAAATTGCTAGAATTACAAAAAAATACAAGGAGCGCGAACATGAAAAAGGGGAAGAATTATTTTATTCTAGTGTTATTATTTATTTTACTGATTAACTCACTGGGGGTTGGAGTTCCCACAGCGAGTGCGGATTCCTCAGCGGTGCCTTTAGAACTTTCGCTTCCGGCTAATTTGACAGACTGGGTAATGGATGAAGAAGCGGGCTATATTTATGCCATCTCCAGCGCGGAGAATAATCTTTATTTTATTCGGCTTAGTGATCTTAAGATTGAGAAGACGCTCAATGTGGGCTCGAACCCGTCTTATCTTGCAAGGGATGGGCAATCTCTGCAGATCGCGCTTTCCGGAGCGACGATGATCAAGACAGTAGACTTGTCCACTCAACAAATCTCGAACACGATAATCACAACTGGAATCCCCAACTCAGTCGCTGCTACTTCCAAATTTCTTTTCTATGGTACTAGTAATGGGGTTTATAAATATGACAAGTCCAATCAGTCGAACAGTCTATTATTCCGAAACTTTTTATATAACGGTGTGGCTCTGGCAGTTGATGAGTCCTCCAATATGCTGTTTGTCGGTGAAATATCCTCGTATGCCGGAATAACGGCTGTAGATATTAAGACCGGTGCCGTGCTGAGCCAGGATATTGACGACGATATGGAGATTGGAGGAAATTCCATATCGCTTCAGCATATTTTTGTGGATGATCAATCCGTATATTTTGGTGGGCATCAGTTCAATAAAAGGAATTTGATAGAGACCACGGGTACCTACTCGAGAACGAATGGCGATTACACCTATCTCGAAGCTGTTATATTGGATGTATCAGATACATATGTTCTTACTACGCAAGGGGTATACGATAAGGAGACTTATACTCCATTGGCGTTATTCCCTTCCGACAAAAGATTTGCTTTGCTCGACTCGAACGGTCAAGCTTATCTGGCAGGTGAATCGAACTGGTTCGATAATGCCAAAAGTATTACCCGAATTGGACTTACCATCCCGTCTAGACCCACTTCGCTGTTAACGACAGATGCTTATTCCATTCGAAGCAATCAAGCGATTACGGATTGGACTACTACGGATAATTCTCCTTATATCTATGCTATTATGGCAAGCACTAATGAGCTTGTCACTATCAGTAAGGCAGATATGAGAGATGTAAAGAAGATGTTCATTGGTTCCAACCCGAGTAAGATCAAAATACTTAATAATAAGCTCTATATCCTCTTTAAAGGTGAAAACAATATCAATATTATGGATCTGCAAAATGGTATTCCATCAGATGCTGCTGTCAGCAAAATTACCACTAAGCACTATCCGCTTGATGTCTATCCTGATAACAATAATCGAATTTTATATTACGGCGGGACATTTGGGGGCGGTATCAGTGTAACCTCGGCAGTCTATACCTCGGTTACAGATACGGTATATGAAAAGGAAACTGGGATCAATCGCTCCAGCACCTATTTGCTTCTCCCGGATCAACATATTTTGTATGGTGGAGATACCTTCTCTCTCTATAAATACAACTCTGATAATTTTGATGTGATAGAGAGAAAAGACGGACAAAGTGGTTCTTATGATGCAAAGCTCTTTCTCGATGAAGGTAGTCTGTACTTTGGGAACCGTAGAATGGATGCGAATCAAACGTCTACCCTGTACGGGACCTATGCGGAGCAAATTATCTACGCGCGCGGCAGCCTCGTATTCAGTAACAGCGCCGTCTACGACAGAGACAGCTTTACCAAACTGTATGATTTGTTAATGTTCAACCAGCACACATATGTTGATGCGGATCATACTATTTTTGTATCCGATGCAGGTAGGTTATATAAATTCAATAATCTTCAAGAGATGCAGGCGATAATGAATGAGGGGCGTCAGCCTTCTAATGCCATCTTCGTGGACGAAAACTTGACACTTGGCGCGATTGACGGTTATTTATCTTTTGAACCTCCTGCTAACCAAGATGGTATTACGAATTATACAGCCTATTATCTTGATCAGAATGGAAATAAACTTAAGC
This genomic stretch from Paenibacillus sp. FSL H7-0737 harbors:
- a CDS encoding glycoside hydrolase family 3 protein translates to METVTSKYPFQQIDLPLKDRVQDLISRLTLDEKVSLIPQYQAAIERLGVGAYKHGTEAAHGISWLGKATSFPQPSGLACTWNPELMKEIGSAIGDEARAFYKKNPTVNGLTLWAPTVDMERDPRWGRTEEAYGEDPELTGQLSTSLVQGIQGDHPVYLKAVATLKHFLGNNNEIERGNCSASIDPRNMREYYLEAFKPAFQEGGAQSMMTAYNSVNGVPVILHPAVMDVVKGEWDMDGFVVSDAGDLFGIVKDHKYYESFAQSMAESIKNGIDSVTEETEETIKVLHEALDQGLLAEEDLDRALTNTFRVRFRLGEFDPAEGNPYTAIDDSVILSKKHAALSLEAAKQSIVLLKNDQATLPLSKTELNKVAIIGPLGDEAFRDWYSGTLPYGVTPLQGVSKKLPGKQVTFESGADQIILTSAANGQAIGITGEDGRLAVQHDIAEHGELFQHTAWGWTSNTLKATSRGQYVTLSEAETLTASADEIYGWFVKESLNIVPEAEGKVSLRTWNDKLISVNAEDGTLQVADQVASADARLFKKNIVTNGLDAAVEAAKAAEVAVVFVGNHPLLNGKEEIDRPDIILPEEQERLVKAVYEANPNTVVVIVGSYPISSTWIDENIPAVLYTSHSGQELGNAVAEVLFGDYSPSGKLNMTWFRSVEQLPELMDYDIIKGKRTYMYFDGKPLYPFGHGLSYAEVNYKNLNLSTKELQQDDTLNIAVQVDNTGAVDGDEVVQLYVQALNSRVKRPIKQLKGFEKVSTAAGQSNTIEFALPVTELAFWDVTREQYCVENGEYAILIGCSSADIKLSSVVTVKGDIIPSRNLYNNTKAENYDDYEGVYLDECKAGGASVHPVKEGAWIAFNDVLFDHGAVAIEAQVSSAKGGSIEIRTGSAAGKLVGTVTVPSGGVLQQWSTLKGEVSVETGTSDVYVVFNGEVLLSRFQFNQ
- a CDS encoding HIT family protein, with the translated sequence MECLGCRIANGIEPNVKVVYENEFITCVLDIAPFNEGHLLILPKKHYWDLEEIDSETSYAIMDASKKLSIVLKDLFKPDGISICQNGGKFNDLTHYHMHLIPRYEGDGFVWSEPLHPHGAENFLSHTQAKIIGVLKK
- a CDS encoding rhodanese-like domain-containing protein codes for the protein MDLSSLMSRLGFGKSASVSVRTLKVSEFRSEMEQSKNRLLIDVREPDEYKSGFIPGAKNIPLSQLEKRLGEIPKDRDVLLYCRSGMRSKSAARILSKQGYTRLAHLQGGVSSWNGKLSRR